DNA sequence from the Candidatus Brocadia sp. genome:
ATCGGCCTATCTCTCCAGCGAACTTACATTACTGCATGCCTGGGAAATTACAAGAAAATACATTGCTAAAACTACTAAAACTGCAAAGTCAGTCCGATCAGCATTCTTTTCTATATTATCCATCTATTGGCAAATTAGCTACGAGTACCTTGGCAAGAAAATTCTGCCGCATACCCATAAACGACATGCTTTATCGGCTGCAGTTCAAGCCCCGTGTAATTTAGACGTTAATCTGAAGTTATTTGATGTATTAGGTCGATTAGCCATAGGCGGCATTTGGGCTTATTGGAAAACGCAGCAAATTGATATCAAAGAGACTGAAACTCTTGGAAAAATATGGAACGAGGTACACTCCTTTTCATGTGCGGTTAAACAACTAATTACGAATAATCCAACTTTATTCTCACCAATAAAAGATGACCAGGCCATAGACATATCAATTTGTGTGTTACTGCTAATTATCGACAAGAATAACCATGACTACATTAGAAAATGGCTTTCTGAACTCGTTGAGCGAGCAACCTTCTCTCACCAAATAAATAGCCAATATCCCTGCAATTTACGGAGCTATGCTGAGTTACTCGAACACCCACAACAAAATAGTGAAAATTATCATCAGGAAGTGACCGGTGGGAGCATCCTGTTCCCGATGATTGCCTTATATGCAGCACTGCTGGGTGATAATGAACTTTATAAACAAGTTCAGTCCATTAAAGAAAAACACCTAAGCCATTGCAACTTTCAGTTTTGGTATCCTGATGATAGTTCTGAAGAGTCCTTCTATACCAATAATAATGCACATGGCGCCACATTGTCCCATGCATGTATAGACCGCTGTATGGATGAGTTCAAAAGCCAGGCCTTTGTCGAATGTGAACACTCACCACACTTTGAAACACTGTCGGCCATTAAAACTGGTTTATGGCCAATTATTCTTGTGGCGTGTCGGCATTACCGTATCCCTTTACCCGTGCATTTGATGGGGTTTTCGTGAATCTGCACAAACATAACGGGGGCTTTCTGGTCAGGTTTTTGATGTTGCTGTTGAGGATGTTTTATATCAATCTACAAGCACCGATAGACTGTAATGAGATAGTTATTTCGAACCGGTAGTTAAAGGTCATTTAAGGAACACATAAATTCCCAACTCTCTCATTCCACGCAGGATTTTTCTTATAGGCAGGTTTACTGAATAAATATGGATAAAAGGATGGATTGTTACTATAATATTTACAAGAATTGATTTGTTTTAAAGGAATGAAATTGTTCCAAATTTTCATGTAATTTATATTAATATCTCATATCTGATTTCATTCGATATTTTATGCAAAGCAAACAGAACAAACATGAATGGCCATACTATGCACGCAGGGTTATTCAATTCCTCTCCTTTTCTATCTTTCTTTATTTACTCCTCTTTTTAGATCCCCTTACCGAAAGAGACCTTTCGGCCAATATATTTCTCCGGATGAGTCCCCTTTCTGCCATCGGGGCTATGATGGCCGCAAAGGCATTTATTTTGAAGTATTGGCCTGCCATGGTCGTGCTATTGCTAACAATTCCCTTTGGGCGTTTCTTTTGTGCATGGATTTGTCCATTGGGAACAACAATCGATATTACCGATCGCTGCCTTGCCGGTCTCAGGAGGAAATCTCAGAAGCATATTTATGACGGGCGTAAGTTTAAGTATTATCTCCTTGCATTCCTTTTGATAAGTCTCTTGTTTACCCGGCAGTATGCCGGATGGTTTGATCCTCTATCCATTGCTACCAGTGTATACGCAATAAGTATCCATCCCTATATTATAGATCTTATCGACGGTCTTTTTGGCTATTTTAGCGCTATTCCTCTTGCCGGGTATCTTTTCACCTTCATCCATAAATTTATCCAGGACGTACTTTTTGCCCATCATGCGCCCTTCTTCAGGGCACATGGAATCCTCCTCTCCGTATTTATTGTATTAATCTTTTTTGGCGTGATATTCCGGCGCTACTGGTGCAGGAACATTTGCCCTATGGGGGCCATTCTTGCGCTCTTTTCCGACTGGTCATTATTCAAAAGGAACGTTTCATCCTCTTGCACAAGCTGTGGTCTGTGCGTTGAGAAGTGCGGGATGGGTGCAATCAGCAGTGATGGACATGGAACGAAGGAAGGTGAATGTATCTTGTGTATGACCTGCCAGAAGGTATGCCCGGAGAACAGCATTACCTTTCGCTTGAAACAACCTGCTGAACAAAGATATGCTGTAAACCTCTCCAAGAGGTCATTTCTCGTGACTGGTTTAACCGGCGCTGTGATGGCACCTTTATTAAAATTAAACTATACAAAGAGGGTTAACAAGGGGAAGGTCTCTCTTATTCGTCCACCAGGTGCTGTGGACGAAGAGGAGTTTCTTGCACTCTGTGTACGGTGTGGAGAGTGCATGAAGGTCTGTAAGACCAACGGACTGCATCCTGCATTGTCGGAGGCTGGTGTTGAAGGTCTCTGGACACCCAAACTCATCCCCAGGATTGGCTACTGCGATTATGGTTGTGTGCTCTGTACGCGTGTTTGCCCGTCAGGCGCAATCAGACGTTTAGACTTAGAGGAAAAACGAGAAATCGCGTTGGGTAAGGCACGGATAGATCATAACCGGTGTATTCCATGGGTGGGTTACGCACGGCTACCAGAATTAGAAAAAAGATGGCAGGATTTCAATTGTGGTGTATGTGAGGAGGTGTGTCCTGTACCCACAAAGGCCATTCATTTTAACACCTATGTGGATGCGCAACAACGGGAGATCCGCAGGCCTTTTGTACGGGAGGATGTTTGCACAGGTTGTGGCTTTTGTGAAAAGGTCTGTCCTGTCCTGGGAACTTCGGCAATTGTTGTAGAAGGAATACAACCTCAAACGAAAATAAGAAGTCTAAAGGAAATTTTGATTATTAATAATTTTCTTCCCGTAGTTATTGGAGGGTGGAAAAGGGTATTTGGGCCAAACGTTTATGAAGGAAAGGATAAACTTTATGAATACATTAATGGAGGTGCGGAGCCTTATCTGTCATATTCTTTTATCCGCGTCTCGAATGCCGAATATCTAAAAGAAGCAGATAAGAAGGTGCTTGTCGATATCTGGGAGTTTGATTCATCAGACGATGCGTTTGGGGTTTTCACGAAAGACAGGGCAGGTGCTGATATAAAGTTGGGTGATGGAAGCGCTCTATTTCAGAACTGCCTCTATCTCTGGAGCGGGGTGTTCTTTATAAAGATTGAGCCGAGGGAGGGAGATGTTTTACCTGAGGAAGTTATTTTTATCGGCAAATCCATAGTTGATTTAATGCCTTATAAAAAGGTAGCTTTGCCCACGATAATGAATTATCTTCCTGGTCAATATCTTCTTCAGGAAAGTCCAAGATTCTTCCATAAAAAAATTATCCTTGATAATATATATATTTCTGACAATTTTATTGAGGAAAATGTGTTTTATTTAAGTGAAAAAACTGATGCTGTTATGGCAGAATATAAACCCAATGCCAACACAGATCCCCTGAAGCTCATGCTTATACGATATCCTGACGGAGATACAGCAAGGCGTGCCTTTGACGATGTGGTGAAACTATGGAGGTCGTGGGGTGAAAAGGAATTGTCGGAAGGAATGATTCATACCTTTCAGGACAAAGCGTTACGCTATACATCATGTGTGCAAAAAACAAATATTCTTGGCATGACATTCCTTTCTCCAGGCAAGGACGATGCAGAAACACTGCTTAAACTTATAGCAGAAAAACTATAACGAACTCTGCGAATAAGATAGTGTTCATTATAATAAGTAACTTCGGGCCAGAAGGGGGAGTATGGCGAAGAGAAATTTAAATAGATTGCCTGGTTATAAGGTTATAGAATGGTTTGATAAATTTTTTTGTTGCAAAAAATAGTGAAGCTTTGCTATATTTGTTAGCTAATAGAAAAATAAGAACATTAACTATATTTAAAGATAGTTGTATACGTGTTTTTAATCGGTGTTTTTGAATGGCCCATTTTTTGTAAGGAATTGGTGTAATGATAAGTAAAGAAGTAAAACAAAAGATTATTCAAGATATCAGGGTTCACGAAAATGATACAGGTTCTCCGGAGGTACAGGTAGCGTTGCTTACAGAGCGAATCAATCATTTAAGTGACCACTTAAAGGAACATAAAAAAGACCATACTTCCCGCAGGGGATTGTTTCAAATGGTTGGACATAGATCTGCACTACTGAAATATTTATCAAACAACGATAACGAAAGGTATAAGAAGCTCATCAGTAAGCTTGGTATAAGGAAATAAAACAAAATTTTAGGAGGAACCTATAGACCTATTGAAAATGTATAAAAATTTCAAAAAGATCATATCTATTGCTGGTCAAAAACAAGATATGAGAAACAAACGAGCATGAGGTGTTAAATGGCATATTGTAAAGTAGAAAGATTGATCGGCAAAAGAATACTCAGTATTGAAACGGGTAAAGTTGCAAAACAGGCCGATGGTGCAGCGTTAGTTCGGTATGGAGATACAATGGTGCTGGCTACGGCAGTATCTGCTCCAGAAGAAAATGAAGAAGCTGATTTTTTCCCTCTTACGGTCGATTATAGAGAAAAGACGTATGCAGCCGGTAAATTCCCCGGTGGTTTCTTTAAGAGAGAAGGTAGACCCACCTTAAAGGAAATATTAACCATGCGGTTAATAGATCGTCCTATCAGACCCCTCTTCCCAGAAACATATCTTCGCGAAGTTCAGGTCATGTCAATGGTTCTTTCGGCAGATAAAGAAAATGATCCCGATATTTTTGCCATGATAGGCGCGTCTGCGGCTTTATCTGTGTCAAGCATTCCTTTCTGTGGGCCTACTGGTTCTGTAAGGGTTGGCCAAATCGATGGAGAATTTGTTATCAACCCCACCCATTCTGAACTTGCTATGAGTACTATAGACCTTGTTGTTTCAGGAACAGAAGAAGCCGTTACGATGGTTGAGTCATCCAGCAAGGATGTCCCGGAGGATC
Encoded proteins:
- a CDS encoding 4Fe-4S dicluster domain-containing protein, which codes for MQSKQNKHEWPYYARRVIQFLSFSIFLYLLLFLDPLTERDLSANIFLRMSPLSAIGAMMAAKAFILKYWPAMVVLLLTIPFGRFFCAWICPLGTTIDITDRCLAGLRRKSQKHIYDGRKFKYYLLAFLLISLLFTRQYAGWFDPLSIATSVYAISIHPYIIDLIDGLFGYFSAIPLAGYLFTFIHKFIQDVLFAHHAPFFRAHGILLSVFIVLIFFGVIFRRYWCRNICPMGAILALFSDWSLFKRNVSSSCTSCGLCVEKCGMGAISSDGHGTKEGECILCMTCQKVCPENSITFRLKQPAEQRYAVNLSKRSFLVTGLTGAVMAPLLKLNYTKRVNKGKVSLIRPPGAVDEEEFLALCVRCGECMKVCKTNGLHPALSEAGVEGLWTPKLIPRIGYCDYGCVLCTRVCPSGAIRRLDLEEKREIALGKARIDHNRCIPWVGYARLPELEKRWQDFNCGVCEEVCPVPTKAIHFNTYVDAQQREIRRPFVREDVCTGCGFCEKVCPVLGTSAIVVEGIQPQTKIRSLKEILIINNFLPVVIGGWKRVFGPNVYEGKDKLYEYINGGAEPYLSYSFIRVSNAEYLKEADKKVLVDIWEFDSSDDAFGVFTKDRAGADIKLGDGSALFQNCLYLWSGVFFIKIEPREGDVLPEEVIFIGKSIVDLMPYKKVALPTIMNYLPGQYLLQESPRFFHKKIILDNIYISDNFIEENVFYLSEKTDAVMAEYKPNANTDPLKLMLIRYPDGDTARRAFDDVVKLWRSWGEKELSEGMIHTFQDKALRYTSCVQKTNILGMTFLSPGKDDAETLLKLIAEKL
- the rpsO gene encoding 30S ribosomal protein S15 — translated: MISKEVKQKIIQDIRVHENDTGSPEVQVALLTERINHLSDHLKEHKKDHTSRRGLFQMVGHRSALLKYLSNNDNERYKKLISKLGIRK